A genomic region of Epinephelus moara isolate mb chromosome 23, YSFRI_EMoa_1.0, whole genome shotgun sequence contains the following coding sequences:
- the LOC126384741 gene encoding NXPE family member 3-like gives MKASDSNRTSIIIFVLLVVFVLVFVLLNMQHKVHHPKQSTINVSTVSTDPDKRHGFCTFQPHSHEDTVEERLLLDSIAWPETPLLPSPVSLENTSDPAHSTFHILPRRGGGQWHVGDQLEVMITMSDFQDRSKEYGGDFLLARLHNLKLGAGVAGQVVDHLNGSYSAVFSLLWEGDAQVEVTLVHSSEAITVLSRVTREHPDRVTFSSLFRSGSRSETTLCNVCLRPTQKPLCNYTDLRTGEPWFCYKPKKLSCDARISHSREIYRPNLKEDERKLFQSGVNMKVLIQASGPDSVSILPKEEGQPEVMRSNVTSGPSGYYYHGMWRALGGPTVHQFNTSAISQCLKGKVVHMYGDSTIRQWFEYLRALPDLKEFDLHSQRQVGPFMALHYANNILVTFRCHGPPIRFNMVHTSELRYIANELDGVNGGINTVVVFGIWSHFSTFPVEIYIQRIRSIRRAVVRLLDRAPGTLVIIRTGNPKVLKGLYETLTNSDWYTLQHDKVHRLMFKGLNVHLIDAWEMVVAHHLPHSLHPQPPIVKNMIDLVLSYICP, from the exons ATGAAGGCCAGCGATTCTAATAGGACAAGCATCATCATCTTCGTCTTACTGGTTGTCTTTGTCTTAGTCTTTGTGCTACTAAACATGCAG CATAAAGTCCACCATCCTAAACAATCCACCATCAATGTATCAACAGTTTCCACTGACCCCGACAAGCGTCACGGCTTCTGCACCTTCCAGCCACACTCCCATGAGGACACTGTGGAGGAACGCCTCCTACTAGACTCCATTGCTTGGCCTGAAACTCCACTTTTGCCATCTCCTGTTTCCCTGGAGAATACCAGTGATCCAGCTCACAGCACCTTCCACATTCTCccaaggaggggaggaggacagTGGCACGTAGGGGATCAGCTGGAGGTCATGATAACAATGTCTGACTTTCAGGACCGTTCCAAGGAGTATGGGGGGGACTTCTTACTCGCCCGCTTGCACAACCTGAAGCTTGGTGCAGGTGTAGCTGGGCAAGTGGTGGATCATCTCAATGGGAGTTACTCTGCTGTGTTCTCTTTACTCTGGGAAGGAGACGCGCAGGTTGAG GTGACGCTGGTTCACTCTAGTGAGGCTATCACAGTGCTGAGCAGGGTGACCAGAGAACATCCTGACAGGGTTACCTTCAGCAGCCTCTTCCGCTCTGGCTCACGCTCTGAAACTACCCTCTGTAACGTCTGCCTACGTCCAACCCAGAAACCTCTTTGCAACTACACTGACCTCCGTACAGGTGAGCCTTGGTTCTGCTACAAGCCAAAGAAGCTGAGCTGTGATGCCAGAATCAGCCACTCCAGGGAAATATACAGACCAAACCTCAAGGAAGACGAGAGGAAGCTCTTTCAAAG TGGTGTCAACATGAAAGTCCTCATTCAGGCTTCAGGACCTGACAGTGTCAGCATATTGCCAAAAGAGGAAG GTCAGCCAGAGGTTATGAGAAGCAATGTGACATCTGGACCCTCTGGCTATTACTACCATGGTATGTGGAGAGCACTAGGAGGCCCCACAGTTCATCAATTCAACACCTCTGCCATCAGTCAGTGTCTGAAAGGCAAGGTGGTCCACATGTATGGAGACTCCACCATCAGGCAGTGGTTTGAATACCTCAGAGCTCTACCAG ATCTTAAGGAGTTCGACCTGCACAGCCAGAGGCAAGTTGGACCTTTCATGGCCTTACACTATGCAAACAACATCTTGGTGACATTCCGCTGCCACGGTCCTCCTATCCGTTTTAACATGGTCCACACCAGCGAGCTTCGTTACATTGCTAATGAACTAGATGGTGTAAATGGAGGCATCAACACTGTTGTAGTTTTTGGTATCTGGTCTCACTTCAGCACTTTCCCTGTGGAGATCTACATCCAGCGGATCCGGAGCATCCGCAGGGCGGTTGTGAGGCTGCTGGACAGGGCTCCAGGCACGCTGGTCATTATCCGGACAGGGAACCCCAAAGTTTTAAAGGGACTTTATGAAACATTAACCAACAGTGACTGGTACACTCTGCAGCATGATAAGGTGCACAGACTCATGTTCAAAGGACTGAATGTTCATCTGATTGATGCCTGGGAGATGGTCGTGGCCCACCACCTGCCACACAGCCTCCACCCACAACCTCCCATTGTTAAGAATATGATTGACCTTGTCTTGTCTTACATATGCCCTTAG